A single region of the Melospiza melodia melodia isolate bMelMel2 chromosome 7 unlocalized genomic scaffold, bMelMel2.pri SUPER_7_unloc_1, whole genome shotgun sequence genome encodes:
- the LOC134432797 gene encoding class II histocompatibility antigen, B-L beta chain-like: MGRGAAAGALLAALVVLGAPPAAGAELSRVFQRMTKSECYFINGTEKVRYVQRSIYNRDQFIMFDSDVGHFVGFTPYGEKLAKRWNSNAVFMEDRRTAVDWFCRCWYKNFTPFLTERRVSPSVSISLVPPSSSQPGPGRLLCSVMDFYPAAIQVRWFQGQQELSEHVVATDVVPNGDWTYQLLLLLETPPRRGLSYSCQVEHVSLEQPLRRHWEMPPDAARIKILMGIGGFVLGFVFLALGLGFSLR; encoded by the exons atggggcgaggggcggcagctggggccctgctggcggcactggtggtgctgggagcccccccggctgcgggcgcggagctctcga GGGTGTTCCAAAGGATGACAAAGTCCGAGTGTTACTTCATTAACGGCACGGAGAAGGTGAGGTACGTCCAGAGATCCATCTACAACCGGGATCAGTTCATAATGTTCGACAGCGACGTGGGGCACTTTGTGGGGTTCACCCCCTATGGGGAGAAGTTGGCCAAGCGCTGGAACAGCAACGCGGTATTCATGGAGGACAGACGGACTGCGGTGGACTGGTTCTGCCGGTGCTGGTACAAGAATTTTACCCCGTTCCTCACGGAGCGCCGAG tgtcccccagcgtgtccatctcgctggtgcccccctcaagctcccagcccggccccggccgcctgctctgctccgtgatggatttctaccctgctgccatccaggtgaggtggttccagggccagcaggagctctcggagcacgtggtggccaccgacgtggtccccaacggggactggacctaccagctgctgctgctgctggaaacgccgccccggcgcgggctcagctacagctgccaggtggagcacgtcagcctggagcagcccctgaggcggcactggg AGATGCCGCCGGACGCCGCCCGCATCAAGATATTGATGGGGATTGGGGGCTTCGTCTTGGGCTTCGTCTTcctggcgctggggctcggcttctccctgcgc